From one Lycium ferocissimum isolate CSIRO_LF1 chromosome 5, AGI_CSIRO_Lferr_CH_V1, whole genome shotgun sequence genomic stretch:
- the LOC132057266 gene encoding peroxidase 21, with amino-acid sequence MANKYNHFSLSSRFLFLLLPLLLQIHYVRSELQLNYYSKSCPRAEEIIKEQVATLYHKHGNTAVSWIRNLFHDCMVMSCDASVYLDTANGQESEKESPRNFGMRNFKYIETIKQALESECPNTVSCADIVALSARDGLRWLGGPRVEMRTGRKDSKESYLAEVENYIPNHNDSMSSVLSQFQSIGIDTEGTVALLGAHSVGRVHCVNLVHRLYPTVDPTIDPDYAEYLKGRCPTPDPNPKEVLYSRNDRETPMILDNMYYKNILSNKGLLIVDQELVTDPNTSPFVEKMAADNGYFHDQFARALRILSENNPLTGDQGEIRKVCRYVNSA; translated from the exons ATGGCCAACAAGTACAATCATTTCAGCTTGTCCTCAAGATTTCTCTTTCTGTTATTACCGTTACTTCTTCAAATTCATTATG TAAGAAGTGAGCTCCAACTGAACTACTACTCAAAGAGTTGCCCAAGAGCTGAGGAGATCATCAAAGAACAAGTGGCAACCTTGTACCACAAGCATGGCAATACAGCAGTTTCTTGGATCAGAAATCTCTTTCATgattgcatggttatg TCATGTGATGCATCGGTATATTTGGACACAGCAAATGGGCAGGAATCAGAGAAGGAATCTCCAAGGAATTTTGGGATGAGGAATTTTAAGTATATAGAGACTATTAAACAGGCACTTGAAAGTGAATGTCCAAACACTGTTTCTTGTGCTGATATTGTTGCTCTTTCTGCAAGGGATGGTCTTCGCTGG TTAGGAGGGCCACGTGTTGAAATGAGGACAGGGAGGAAAGACAGCAAAGAGAGTTACTTAGCAGAAGTTGAGAATTACATTCCTAACCACAATGATTCCATGTCATCTGTGCTCTCTCAATTCCAATCAATTGGTATTGATACTGAAGGAACAGTTGCTCTTCTAG GGGCTCACTCTGTAGGGCGAGTTCATTGTGTAAACTTAGTCCACAGGCTTTACCCAACAGTCGATCCAACTATCGACCCTGACTACGCTGAGTACCTTAAAGGCCGATGCCCAACGCCGGATCCCAACCCGAAGGAGGTTTTATACTCAAGAAATGATCGTGAAACTCCAATGATATTAGACAATATGTACTACAAGAACATTTTGAGCAACAAAGGGCTATTAATTGTAGACCAAGAATTGGTTACTGATCCAAATACTTCTCCTTTTGTGGAGAAAATGGCTGCTGATAATGGCtattttcatgatcaatttgCAAGGGCTCTACGCATTTTGTCTGAAAACAATCCACTTACGGGAGATCAAGGTGAAATTAGAAAGGTGTGCCGCTATGTAAATAGtgcttaa